One genomic window of Panicum hallii strain FIL2 chromosome 6, PHallii_v3.1, whole genome shotgun sequence includes the following:
- the LOC112898535 gene encoding uncharacterized protein LOC112898535 has protein sequence MLPALRPGRRLPVSSLRRLLSSAAGEGVTPVDAEAAAATAAKARAEAAARARMEAYKQVQNFDWSSGADWKTAANILFTVPPKRKEFGLDFHLVQLFFVCMPSLAVYLVAQYARREIKRMEAEAEEKRKKDEELEKQKQLDESTNEDSGSKLSKVLDRLDTLEGVVKEIVDDKTKVPPADLHTKEEVPEKDEASPSKASDLKSSASDTQPATVKSKDTNRAPNAPANTAQPNSKGNQDRASPTESKS, from the exons ATGCTTCCGGCGCTGCGGCCAGGACGGCGGCTCCCGGTCTCgtccctccgccgcctcctctcctccgccgccggcgaagGCGTTACCCCCGTCGATGCCGAGGCAGCGGCCGCAACCGCGGCGAAGGCccgcgcggaggcggcggcgcgggctcgGATGGAGGCGTACAAGCAAGTCCAAAACTTCGACTGGAGCAGCGGCGCCGACTGGAAGACCGCCGCCAACATCCTCTTCACCGTGCCCCCCAAGCGCAAGGAGTTCGG GCTTGATTTCCACCTTGTGCAGCTCTTCTTTGTCTGCATGCCCTCACTAG CTGTCTATTTGGTGGCCCAATATGCACGGAGGGAGATCAAAAGGATGGAGGCG GAAgcagaagagaaaaggaaaaaggatgaGGAACTTGAGAAACAAAAACAGCTTGACGAATCTACTAACGAGGATTCTGGCTCAAAGCTTTCAAAGGTATTAGACAGGCTGGATACACTGGAGGGGGTCGTAAAGGAAATTGTGGATGACAAAACGAAAGTTCCTCCTGCTGATTTACACACCAAAGAGGAGGTTCCGGAAAAAGATGAAGCATCTCCGAGCAAGGCTTCCGATTTGAAAAGCAGTGCAAGTGATACTCAGCCAGCGACAGTCAAGAGTAAGGACACCAATCGTGCTCCCAATGCTCCAGCAAATACCGCACAGCCAAACAGTAAGGGGAATCAAGATAGGGCATCTCCTACTGAGTCCAAGAGCTGA